A genomic segment from Gracilinanus agilis isolate LMUSP501 chromosome 1, AgileGrace, whole genome shotgun sequence encodes:
- the LOC123232012 gene encoding testis-specific serine/threonine-protein kinase 5-like — translation MKSSSKRDSNRRAFMDQVRECRDNGYLLSSKKIGSGAFSKVYLGYATHERMRQNYKLSSDLRAKRHTMVAIKIISTAEAPLEYSRKFLPREIYSLNATYKHLNVIQLYETYRNSQRSYLVLELASRGDLLEHINATSDRRCCPGLEEEEARRLFRQLVSAVAHCHNVGIVHRDLKCENILLDDRGFVKLTDFGFANRTAVKNSLLSTFCGSVAYTAPEILMSKKYNGEQADLWSLGVILYAMVTGKLPFKERQPHKMLHLMRQSLAFRPSLSQECQDLIQGLLQLRPRARLGLQQVASHCWMLPASHALFHNVLSTPSGTQEKAQRAELASEELEGSEPQDQEAGTLTPTTIRMLEGSSEASPEQSPPSELSAPALLRPPSSLLQLPAPQMAQSLGPGPGPGPASPPTRPTSIGRPNILASLKPNFHKTGNLPTWGGMGPRGPSGGSLARPNTSRQILSLYSMSVIRKAPLHRLVN, via the exons ATGAAGAGTAGCAGTAAGCGGGATTCGAACCGGCGGGCATTCATGGACCAGGTGCGGGAGTGCAGAGACAATGGCTATTTGCTCTCCTCTAAGAAGATCGGTTCAGGAGCCTTCTCCAAAGTCTACCTGGGCTATGCCACTCATGAGAGAATGCGCCAGAACTATAAGCTGTCCTCTGACCTGCGGGCCAAGCGCCATACTATG GTGGCCATTAAGATAATATCTACTGCCGAAGCCCCCTTGGAGTACTCCAGGAAATTTCTTCCCCGAGAGATATACTCACTCAATGCCACTTACAAGCATCTCAATGTG ATTCAGCTTTATGAGACATACCGGAACAGCCAGCGCTCATATCTTGTTCTGGAGCTCGCATCCCGTGGAGATCTGCTGGAACACATCAATGCCACCTCTGATCGTCGATGCTGCCCGGGGCTGGAGGAAGAAGAGGCCAGGAGGCTCTTCCGACAGCTTGTCAGCGCTGTGGCTCACTGCCACAACGTGGGCATCGTCCACCG GGATCTAAAGTGTGAGAATATCCTGTTGGATGATCGAGGGTTTGTGAAGCTGACTG ACTTTGGCTTTGCCAACCGGACTGCGGTGAAGAATTCTCTACTGAGCACATTCTGTGGCTCTGTGGCCTACACAGCTCCTGAGATCCTCATGAGCAAGAAGTATAATGGGGAACAGGCTGACCTATGGAGCCT TGGTGTGATCCTCTATGCCATGGTGACAGGGAAGCTGCCCTTCAAGGAGAGACAACCCCATAAAATGCTGCACCTCATGCGCCAGAGCCTGGCCTTCCGGCCTAGCCTGTCCCAAG AGTGCCAGGACCTGATTCAGGGTCTGCTCCAGCTGCGGCCGAGAGCCCGGCTGGGCCTGCAGCAGGTGGCCTCCCACTGCTGGATGCTGCCTGCATCCCATGCCCTGTTCCACAATGTGCTCAGTACTCCGTCAGGGACACAGGAGAAAGCCCAGAGGGCTGAGCTGGCATCAG AGGAATTGGAGGGATCTGAGCCACAGGACCAGGAAGCAGGAACCCTGACCCCCACAACTATAAGGATGCTTGAGGGGTCCTCTGAGGCCAGTCCTGAGCAGTCCCCACCCAGCGAGCTATCAGCACCAGCCCTGCTCCGGCCTCCCAGCTCCCTCCTCCAGCTACCAGCTCCCCAGATGGCACAGTCTTTGGGTCCAGGTCCAGGTCCTGGCCCTGCATCCCCACCCACTCGCCCCACATCAATAGGACGGCCTAACATCCTGGCCAGCCTGAAGCCCAATTTCCACAAGACTGGGAACTTGCCAACATGGGGAGGAATGGGGCCTCGGGGTCCTTCAGGGGGCAGCCTAGCCAGGCCCAACACTTCCCGGCAGATTCTGTCCCTCTACTCCATGTCTGTGATTCGGAAAGCCCCGCTGCACCGCCTGGTCaactga
- the HGH1 gene encoding protein HGH1 homolog, producing MESSLEAVDVVAQEFQSFLTLDARPDIQAAAARHVLGLTGSEAGRSLLAAQAGLLQGLEKLLEAPPGAAAGAVGDAWRAMVNLCAEPNVHDSLLAALPRLPVHLLNRALAPHWPWAGEAAAALANLSRESGTIRELLENDLESTNNEENQEPSLTRLVSALTTPGYNPHAPLHYLAPLLSNLSQLPRVRAFLLDPNRSLIQHLLPLIQCPDSAVRRMGVVGTLRNCCFEHRSHEWLLGPQVELLSFLLMPLAGPEEFSEDEMDRLPIDLQYLPPDKERESDADIRKMLIETIMLLTATAPGRKLVRDQGTYLVLRELHSWERDPDVRMACEKLIQVLIGDEPEAGMENLLEVSVPPDVEQRLQQLDQQEQQQLQQEREETTQTTSRERKLDGLGPS from the exons ATGGAGTCCAGTCTGGAGGCTGTGGATGTCGTGGCACAGGAGTTCCAGTCCTTTTTGACTCTAGATGCCCGGCCAGACATCCAGGCAGCGGCAGCTCGACATGTCCTGGGACTGACAGGGTCTGAAGCTGGACGGTCACTACTGGCAGCACAGGCTGGACTGCTACAGGGGTTGGAAAAACTCTTAGAGGCCCCGCCTGGGGCTGCGGCAGGAGCAGTGGGAGATGCCTGGCGGGCCATGGTGAACCTGTGTGCAGAACCCAATGTTCATGACTCTCTGCTGGCCGCTCTGCCTCGGCTCCCTGTCCACCTGCTAAACCGGGCCCTGGCCCCACACTGGCCCTGGGCTGGGGAGGCAGCAGCTGCACTGGCCAACCTGAGCCGGGAGTCAGGGACCATCCGGGAGCtgttggagaatgacttggagTCCACCAACAATGAGGAAAATCAGGAGCCCAGCTTGACCCGGCTTGTGTCCGCCTTGACCACCCCTGGTTATAACCCCCATGCCCCACTCCACTACCTGGCCCCATTGCTCTCCAATCTCAGCCAACTACCCAGAGTCCGAGCCTTCCTGCTGGACCCAAATAG GTCTCTGATCCAGCATCTCCTGCCCCTCATCCAGTGCCCAGACTCTGCTGTTCGAAGGATGGGGGTGGTGGGGACCCTGAGGAACTGCTGCTTTGAGCACC GTTCCCATGAGTGGCTCTTGGGCCCCCAAGTTGAGCTACTTTCCTTCCTGTTGATGCCATTGGCTGGCCCAGAGGAGTTTTCTGAAGATGAAATGGATC GGTTACCAATAGACCTGCAGTACCTGCCTCCAGACAAGGAACGTGAGTCAGATGCTGACATCCGAAAGATGCTTATTGAGACTATTATGCTG CTTACAGCTACAGCTCCTGGACGAAAGCTGGTGAGAGATCAAGGGACCTACCTAGTGCTTCGGGAGCTGCACAGCTGGGAACGTGACCCTGATGTCCGGATGGCTTGTGAGAAGCTCATTCAG GTGCTGATTGGGGATGAGCCAGAGGCAGGCATGGAAAACCTGCTAGAAGTGAGTGTCCCTCCAGATGTAGAGCAGAGGTTGCAGCAATTGGACCAGCAAGAGCAGCAGCAGCTCCAGCAGGAGCGAGAAGAGACAACCCAGACTACTAGCAGGGAAAGGAAGCTGGATGGCCTAGGACCTAGCTGA